One Aliiroseovarius sediminilitoris DNA window includes the following coding sequences:
- a CDS encoding DksA/TraR family C4-type zinc finger protein, whose amino-acid sequence MAGGWARDGAVQEQIDASIQDELKRMQANKGPVGESLTHCAECDEEIPDARRKAIPGVKLCIDCMQERDAAFKARPGFNRRGSKDSQLR is encoded by the coding sequence ATGGCTGGTGGATGGGCGCGCGATGGCGCAGTTCAGGAACAGATCGATGCGTCCATTCAGGACGAACTGAAACGGATGCAGGCCAACAAAGGGCCGGTGGGCGAAAGCTTGACACATTGCGCAGAATGCGACGAGGAAATTCCCGATGCGCGGCGCAAGGCCATTCCCGGCGTCAAACTGTGCATCGACTGCATGCAAGAGCGGGACGCGGCCTTCAAGGCACGTCCGGGGTTCAACCGGCGAGGGTCGAAGGACAGCCAGTTGAGATAA
- a CDS encoding M3 family oligoendopeptidase, which yields MFTTLPFPVRDANAQTGDVPLEGLPEWDLSDLYTAEDAPELARDMNWLEKACADFAATYQGKLAGLDAAGMLGCIEDYEKIDLIGGRIMSFAGLRYYQQTTDADRAQFFQNCQEKITVFTAPLVFFSLEVNRIDDSVLDGWFADNAALARYKPIFDRLRAMRPYQLSDELEQFLHDKSSVGASAWNTLFDETVAGLMFTVNGEERGLEATANLLTDKDRETREAASREIASVLGENTKLFSRIHNTLAKEKAIEDTWRKMPTPQTGRHLSNHVEPEVVEALRNAVVAAYPRLSHRYYELKRKWLGLDVMQVWDRNAPLPMEDDKLVGWPAAEKIVMDAYADFDPRMAEIAAPFFSKGWIDAGVKPGKAPGAFAHPTVTNVHPYVMLNYLGKPRDVMTLAHELGHGVHQVLAADQGEMLSSTPLTLAETASVFGEMLTFRKLLGQAKTQAEKKVMLAGKVEDMINTVVRQIAFYDFECKLHEARAGGELTPDQINDIWMSVQGESLGPAFEFMDGYETFWSYIPHFVHSPFYVYAYAFGDGLVNALYAVYEEGDADFQDKYFEMLKAGGSKHHKELLAPFGLDASDPKFWDKGLAMIEGFIDELEAMED from the coding sequence ATGTTTACCACCCTTCCCTTCCCCGTTCGCGATGCCAATGCACAAACCGGTGATGTTCCTCTTGAAGGGCTGCCCGAATGGGATCTGAGCGACCTCTACACCGCTGAGGACGCACCGGAACTGGCGCGCGATATGAACTGGCTAGAAAAAGCCTGCGCCGATTTCGCCGCCACCTACCAGGGCAAGCTCGCCGGTCTGGATGCTGCTGGAATGCTGGGGTGCATCGAAGATTACGAAAAGATCGACCTGATCGGCGGGCGCATCATGTCCTTTGCGGGCCTGCGTTATTATCAACAGACCACGGATGCGGACCGCGCTCAGTTTTTCCAGAACTGTCAGGAAAAGATCACTGTGTTCACCGCGCCGCTGGTGTTTTTTTCGCTGGAAGTGAACCGGATCGACGACTCCGTGCTGGACGGCTGGTTTGCCGACAACGCGGCGCTTGCCCGTTACAAGCCGATCTTCGACCGCCTGCGCGCGATGCGGCCTTATCAATTGTCCGACGAGTTGGAACAGTTTCTGCATGACAAATCGTCGGTCGGTGCCTCGGCGTGGAACACGCTGTTTGACGAAACCGTCGCGGGGCTGATGTTTACCGTGAATGGCGAGGAGCGCGGGCTGGAGGCCACGGCCAACCTTCTGACAGACAAGGATCGCGAAACCCGCGAGGCCGCGTCGCGCGAAATCGCCAGCGTTTTGGGTGAAAACACGAAGCTTTTCTCGCGCATTCACAACACGTTGGCGAAAGAGAAAGCGATTGAGGACACGTGGCGCAAGATGCCAACCCCGCAGACCGGGCGGCACTTGTCCAACCACGTAGAACCCGAAGTGGTCGAAGCCTTGCGCAACGCCGTGGTCGCCGCCTATCCGCGCCTGAGCCACCGATATTACGAGTTAAAGCGCAAATGGCTGGGGCTGGACGTGATGCAGGTCTGGGACCGCAACGCGCCCCTGCCGATGGAGGACGACAAGCTCGTCGGTTGGCCTGCGGCTGAAAAGATCGTCATGGACGCCTATGCCGATTTCGACCCGCGCATGGCCGAGATTGCCGCGCCGTTCTTCTCGAAAGGCTGGATTGATGCGGGCGTGAAACCCGGAAAAGCACCCGGTGCCTTCGCACACCCGACGGTAACGAACGTGCACCCCTATGTGATGTTGAACTACCTGGGCAAACCCCGCGATGTGATGACCCTGGCGCATGAATTGGGCCACGGTGTCCACCAAGTGCTGGCCGCCGATCAGGGCGAAATGCTGTCCTCCACCCCGCTCACCCTGGCCGAAACCGCGTCCGTCTTCGGTGAAATGCTGACCTTCCGCAAGCTGCTGGGTCAGGCGAAAACGCAGGCCGAAAAGAAGGTGATGCTGGCGGGCAAGGTCGAGGACATGATCAATACGGTCGTGCGCCAGATCGCATTTTACGATTTCGAATGTAAGTTGCACGAAGCCCGCGCAGGCGGCGAATTGACCCCCGACCAGATCAACGACATCTGGATGAGCGTTCAGGGCGAAAGCCTTGGCCCGGCATTTGAATTCATGGACGGATATGAAACCTTCTGGTCCTATATCCCGCACTTCGTCCATTCGCCCTTCTATGTCTATGCCTATGCCTTTGGCGACGGGCTCGTGAACGCGCTCTATGCGGTCTACGAGGAAGGCGATGCGGATTTTCAGGACAAGTATTTCGAGATGCTGAAGGCAGGCGGATCAAAGCATCACAAAGAGCTTTTGGCCCCCTTCGGCCTTGACGCCTCGGACCCGAAATTCTGGGACAAGGGGCTGGCAATGATCGAAGGCTTCATTGATGAGTTGGAAGCGATGGAAGACTAA
- a CDS encoding Gfo/Idh/MocA family protein gives MRDVLNWGILGASNFARNLMAPAIHAAENARFVALATTSHEKANGFKVFCPDLKVHESYDALLMDPDVDVVYIPLPNSLHVKWAQLAARAGKHVLVEKPIAMKADEIDELIALRDETGLLIAEAYMIVHHPQWIRARELVQSGAIGQVDHVDTAFSYDNRADVKNVRNNPDLGGGGIRDIGVYTYSSVRFVTGAEPSDLSARIKTENGVDTWAQVVGEMEGKLGRFTYSAITSMRLSPRQEVVFQGDTGQIRLTAPFNPGVFGQAELELRRPDGTRTIETWPRANHYVLQIENFGRTVRDGMDYPCPLEFSRGTQAMIDRVFDVAVDIS, from the coding sequence ATGCGCGACGTTTTGAACTGGGGCATATTGGGCGCGTCGAATTTCGCGCGCAACCTCATGGCGCCCGCCATCCATGCGGCAGAGAATGCCAGATTTGTGGCGCTTGCGACAACGAGCCATGAAAAGGCAAATGGTTTCAAAGTGTTTTGCCCTGACCTTAAGGTGCATGAAAGCTATGATGCGCTGCTGATGGATCCGGATGTCGATGTCGTATACATCCCGTTGCCCAACAGTTTGCATGTCAAATGGGCGCAATTGGCGGCGCGTGCGGGCAAGCATGTGCTGGTTGAAAAACCAATTGCGATGAAAGCCGATGAAATCGACGAATTGATTGCCCTGCGCGATGAAACCGGCCTGCTGATCGCCGAAGCGTATATGATTGTCCATCACCCCCAATGGATACGGGCGCGGGAGCTGGTGCAATCGGGCGCCATCGGTCAGGTTGACCATGTTGACACGGCGTTCAGTTATGACAATCGGGCCGATGTCAAGAACGTGCGCAACAACCCCGATCTGGGCGGTGGCGGGATCCGCGATATCGGGGTCTATACCTATTCATCTGTGCGTTTTGTCACCGGGGCCGAGCCTTCGGACCTGTCCGCGCGCATCAAAACGGAAAACGGCGTGGATACATGGGCGCAGGTGGTGGGAGAAATGGAAGGGAAGTTGGGACGCTTCACCTATTCGGCGATCACCTCAATGCGGCTCAGCCCGCGGCAAGAGGTCGTGTTTCAGGGCGATACCGGCCAGATCCGCCTGACCGCGCCCTTCAATCCGGGCGTCTTCGGGCAGGCAGAGCTTGAACTGCGACGCCCTGACGGCACCCGGACCATTGAAACCTGGCCGCGCGCTAACCATTATGTCCTACAGATCGAAAATTTCGGCCGCACAGTGCGCGATGGTATGGACTATCCATGCCCGCTGGAATTCTCGCGCGGCACGCAAGCTATGATTGATCGCGTGTTTGACGTGGCGGTGGATATCAGCTGA
- the rpoH gene encoding RNA polymerase sigma factor RpoH: MSNYKNLPAPTPEGGLNRYLQEIRKFPMLEPEQEYMLAKRWVDHQDREAAHQMVNSHLRLAAKIAMGYRGYGLPQAEVISEANVGLMQAVKRFDPEKGFRLATYAMWWIRASIQEYILRSWSLVKLGTTSAQKKLFFNLRKAKARIGALEEGDLRPDHVARIATDLNVTEDEVISMNRRLSGGDASLNATVSADGEGSMQWQDWLEDEDADQAGDYAEQDELQVRRELLAQAMDVLNDREKDILTQRRLQDKPVTLEDLSGVYDVSRERIRQIEVRAFEKLQKRMQELASEKGLLEQA, from the coding sequence ATGAGCAACTATAAGAATCTGCCGGCCCCGACGCCAGAAGGTGGCTTGAACCGCTATCTTCAGGAAATTCGCAAATTTCCGATGTTGGAGCCGGAACAGGAATACATGCTGGCCAAGCGCTGGGTGGACCATCAGGACCGCGAGGCGGCCCACCAGATGGTGAATTCGCACCTGCGATTGGCGGCCAAGATCGCCATGGGCTACCGTGGCTATGGTCTGCCGCAGGCCGAGGTGATCTCGGAAGCCAATGTGGGATTGATGCAAGCTGTGAAGCGGTTTGACCCGGAAAAAGGGTTCCGCTTGGCGACCTATGCCATGTGGTGGATCCGCGCCTCGATCCAGGAATACATCCTGCGGTCCTGGTCGCTGGTGAAACTTGGCACGACCTCGGCCCAGAAGAAGCTGTTTTTCAACTTGCGCAAAGCCAAGGCGCGTATTGGCGCGTTGGAAGAGGGCGATTTGCGCCCCGATCATGTGGCGCGCATTGCCACGGATCTGAACGTCACGGAAGACGAAGTGATCTCGATGAACCGCCGTTTGTCGGGGGGCGATGCCTCCTTGAACGCGACCGTCTCGGCCGATGGTGAAGGGTCGATGCAGTGGCAGGACTGGTTGGAAGATGAAGATGCCGATCAGGCCGGTGATTATGCAGAACAGGATGAATTGCAGGTCCGGCGCGAGCTTCTGGCGCAGGCCATGGACGTGTTGAATGATCGCGAGAAGGACATCCTGACGCAGCGTCGCCTTCAGGATAAGCCCGTGACGCTTGAGGATTTGTCGGGCGTCTATGATGTCAGCCGCGAACGTATCCGCCAGATCGAAGTGCGCGCGTTTGAGAAGCTGCAAAAACGGATGCAGGAACTGGCCTCGGAAAAAGGGCTTCTGGAACAAGCCTGA
- a CDS encoding penicillin-binding protein 1A, giving the protein MIRFILGIFGAVFTGITLAIFMAALAIGGVFWMYSRDLPSHEQLANYTPATISRVYSGEGRLMDEFARERRLFAPSDEIPDLVKYAFISAEDKNFYTHAGFDPRGIAAAALEAARGGKLRGASTIPQQVVKNFLLSSERSAERKIKELILSVRLESTLSKDEILALYLNEIFLGQNSYGVSAAAQTYFNKTLDELEPHEAATLASMPQAPSNFHPVRAKDRLLTRRNYVLREMFQNGYLDRATYDAEVIKPLLSVQNGDFPAFRQALPPRDYFTDEIRRQLSRNFGEEEFFTGGMTVRATVDPDLQQVAADSLRIGLEGFDRGRGVWRPTGVTLPQDVLGDEATWRAALAEAKFPRDIEGWHPAVVLEVGNSDARIGIEGVDENEDGHWIPAKDVTWARRLEEDGSLGRRAKVAGDLVKVGEVVHVRQMTSDEDGSFIRWTLRQVPEVQGGFMAMDVNTGRVLAMQGGFSYQHSVFNRATQATRQPGSSFKPFVYAAALDSGFSPATIVIDAPIEVVSGGQIWRPKNYSNRFYGPTPLRTGIEQSRNLMTVRLAQEIGMDTVASYAERFGVYDRMNQFLANSLGAEETTLFRMVAAYAMFANGGERVEPTLVDRVQDRWGKTIYRHDSRQCADCSDPSLASGQAPQIVSDRERVMNAITAYQLTSMLQGVVERGTARSVVNLPVPTAGKTGTTNDERDAWFIGFTSNIVAGCYIGYDRPRTMPGTSGGGMCGPVFQRFMLEAIKEYGGGEFKVPPGGRFINIDRFTGARLPPDASGDYVVAEYFRDGEEPLFGVMFDGGFAMGANLPMFDRGETDEGTTEVQTSTGKTVVVPGKADFGSLSSGGLY; this is encoded by the coding sequence TTGATCCGATTCATTCTTGGCATTTTCGGTGCCGTGTTTACCGGCATTACGCTGGCCATTTTCATGGCCGCGCTGGCCATTGGCGGCGTTTTCTGGATGTATTCCAGGGACTTGCCCAGCCACGAGCAGCTTGCCAACTATACACCCGCCACCATCAGCCGTGTCTATTCTGGCGAAGGTCGGTTGATGGACGAATTCGCTCGCGAGCGTCGTCTGTTTGCCCCGTCGGACGAGATTCCCGACCTCGTGAAGTATGCTTTCATCTCGGCCGAGGACAAAAACTTCTATACTCACGCCGGTTTTGATCCTCGTGGGATTGCCGCCGCCGCGCTAGAGGCGGCCCGCGGCGGCAAGCTGCGTGGCGCGTCCACCATCCCGCAGCAGGTGGTCAAGAACTTCCTGCTCAGTTCGGAACGGTCGGCAGAGCGCAAGATCAAGGAATTGATCCTGTCGGTGCGTTTGGAAAGCACATTGTCCAAGGACGAAATTCTGGCGCTGTATCTGAACGAGATTTTTCTTGGCCAGAACTCCTATGGTGTGTCTGCCGCGGCGCAGACCTATTTCAACAAGACGCTGGACGAACTTGAACCACACGAAGCCGCCACGCTGGCCTCGATGCCGCAAGCGCCCAGCAACTTTCACCCGGTGCGGGCAAAGGATCGGCTGCTGACACGGCGCAATTACGTGCTGCGCGAGATGTTCCAGAACGGCTATCTGGACCGCGCAACCTATGATGCAGAGGTCATCAAGCCCTTGCTGTCGGTTCAGAACGGTGATTTTCCGGCGTTCCGTCAGGCGCTTCCGCCGCGCGACTATTTCACCGACGAAATCCGTCGTCAGCTCAGCCGCAATTTTGGGGAAGAAGAATTCTTTACCGGCGGCATGACGGTTCGAGCGACCGTCGATCCCGACTTGCAACAGGTGGCGGCAGATAGCCTGCGCATCGGGCTGGAAGGCTTTGACCGCGGCCGCGGCGTGTGGCGACCGACAGGCGTGACGTTGCCGCAGGACGTGCTGGGCGACGAAGCGACTTGGCGTGCTGCGCTGGCCGAAGCGAAATTTCCACGCGACATCGAAGGCTGGCATCCGGCGGTCGTTCTGGAAGTCGGCAACAGTGACGCACGTATCGGCATCGAAGGTGTGGACGAGAATGAAGACGGGCACTGGATCCCCGCCAAAGACGTGACATGGGCGCGCCGCCTTGAAGAAGACGGCAGTCTTGGACGCCGCGCCAAAGTCGCCGGTGATCTGGTGAAAGTGGGCGAGGTCGTGCATGTGCGCCAGATGACCAGCGATGAAGATGGCAGTTTCATCCGCTGGACCTTGCGTCAGGTGCCCGAGGTGCAGGGCGGGTTCATGGCGATGGACGTGAACACGGGCCGTGTTCTGGCGATGCAGGGCGGCTTCAGCTATCAGCATTCGGTGTTCAACCGCGCGACACAAGCGACGCGTCAACCGGGGTCAAGCTTCAAACCGTTCGTCTATGCCGCCGCGCTGGACAGTGGGTTTTCCCCCGCCACCATTGTGATCGACGCCCCGATCGAGGTGGTTTCCGGTGGCCAAATCTGGCGTCCCAAGAACTATTCCAACCGCTTCTATGGCCCGACGCCCTTGCGCACCGGGATTGAACAGTCACGTAACCTGATGACCGTGCGTCTGGCGCAGGAAATCGGAATGGACACTGTGGCAAGCTATGCCGAGCGCTTTGGTGTCTATGACCGGATGAACCAGTTCCTTGCCAATTCGCTGGGGGCCGAGGAGACGACCTTGTTTCGCATGGTCGCTGCCTATGCGATGTTCGCCAACGGAGGCGAACGGGTAGAGCCGACGCTGGTGGACCGTGTGCAGGACCGTTGGGGCAAGACAATCTATCGTCATGACAGTCGCCAATGTGCCGATTGCAGCGACCCGTCTCTCGCCAGCGGGCAGGCGCCACAGATCGTCTCCGATCGCGAGCGGGTGATGAACGCCATCACCGCGTATCAACTTACCTCTATGTTGCAGGGCGTCGTTGAACGCGGCACGGCGCGCAGCGTCGTCAACCTGCCAGTGCCCACAGCCGGCAAGACCGGCACCACCAATGACGAGCGGGATGCCTGGTTCATCGGCTTCACCTCGAACATCGTGGCAGGCTGCTATATCGGCTATGACCGCCCTCGTACCATGCCCGGAACCTCGGGTGGTGGTATGTGTGGTCCGGTGTTCCAGCGCTTCATGCTTGAGGCGATCAAGGAATATGGCGGTGGTGAATTCAAAGTGCCTCCGGGCGGTCGTTTCATCAATATCGACCGTTTCACCGGCGCACGTTTGCCGCCGGATGCTTCGGGCGATTATGTGGTTGCCGAATATTTCCGAGATGGAGAAGAGCCTCTGTTTGGTGTGATGTTCGATGGTGGCTTCGCCATGGGCGCCAATCTGCCCATGTTTGATCGTGGCGAAACGGACGAAGGGACCACCGAGGTGCAAACCTCGACCGGCAAAACGGTGGTGGTTCCCGGCAAGGCAGATTTCGGTTCCCTGTCGTCCGGTGGCCTTTATTAG
- a CDS encoding sulfurtransferase TusA family protein produces MKFDDDLDALGLLCPLPVLKARKRLKSLEKGQVLRLQATDPAAVIDVPHFCAEQGHELVAQEDHEAATHYFIRKG; encoded by the coding sequence ATGAAATTTGACGATGATCTGGATGCGCTGGGGCTGCTGTGTCCCCTGCCCGTATTGAAGGCGCGCAAGCGCTTGAAGTCGCTTGAGAAAGGGCAAGTTCTACGCCTGCAAGCGACCGACCCGGCGGCGGTGATCGACGTGCCGCATTTCTGTGCTGAACAGGGTCATGAATTGGTGGCGCAGGAAGATCACGAAGCCGCCACGCATTACTTTATCCGCAAGGGTTAG
- a CDS encoding ribonuclease E/G, translating into MPKKMLIDATHAEETRVVVVDGNKVEEFDFESENKRQLAGNIYLAKVTRVEPSLQAAFVDYGGNRHGFLAFSEIHPDYYQIPVADREALLEEERAYAEAMADEDEKPRNRRRRSRGRSRSKAEEAKSDDAVTTKEVEATGSGMDVIDLDNGAEDDLEGQSPMERVDETPVEEPEDDLNSDGSDISADADDRSAAHSDGADDDSDGDDEDEGDDDDDAPLDASEKDDQIESVADDDAVEDIRPRRKPRPKRYKIQEVIKVRQILLVQVVKEERGNKGAALTTYLSLAGRYCVLMPNTARGGGISRKITNAPDRKKLKEIAAEIDVPKGAGLIVRTAGAKRTKSEIKRDYEYLQRLWEQIRELTLNSSAPAKIYEEGNLIKRSIRDLYSREIDEVFVEGEAGYRTAKDFMKMIMPSHAKNVKLYQDQMPLFARYQVESYLSGMFSPTVQLRSGGYIVIGVTEALVAIDVNSGRATKEGSIEETALKTNLEAAEEVARQLRLRDLAGLIVIDFIDMEERRNNNAVEKRLKDKLKTDRARIQVGRISGFGLAEMSRQRLRPGMIEATTQPCNHCHGTGLIRSDDNLALNILRQLEEEGVRRRSREVLVKAPVGIVNFLMNNKREHIAQIEARYGMAVRIEADPFLISPDYSIEKYKTATRTVPEATAPVVSVDASLMDDIDEVEEAEVVVEETSEEEQKPKKRRRRRRRRRSSNGDDTRQDTQNGEASDDNSAADDAKNGTDTDAEAEAPSEDAVEKPKRKRAPRRRSKKPEDETADETVAADAAPGDAHASVEAEAEEKPKPKRAPRKRAAKAKAEEAVTDATAEADAEEKPKTPARKSRARKPKDEAVGDTPKAEDAPAADTEEKPKKAPRKRAATSRKKKTDEATQDAPAQAEANPVADKTPEPAMASAAPTAASEPEVKADAPPKPKRKGWWSLGS; encoded by the coding sequence ATGCCCAAGAAGATGCTTATCGATGCGACCCACGCGGAAGAAACCCGCGTTGTGGTGGTCGACGGAAACAAGGTCGAGGAATTTGACTTTGAATCAGAAAACAAACGCCAACTAGCTGGCAATATTTATCTGGCCAAGGTGACGCGGGTCGAACCTTCGTTACAGGCGGCTTTCGTGGATTATGGCGGCAATCGCCACGGCTTTCTGGCCTTTTCCGAAATCCATCCAGATTACTATCAAATCCCCGTCGCGGATCGCGAGGCGCTGCTGGAAGAAGAGCGCGCCTATGCCGAAGCCATGGCGGACGAAGACGAAAAACCACGCAACCGCCGTCGCCGGTCGCGTGGTCGGTCCCGGTCCAAGGCCGAAGAGGCCAAGTCCGATGATGCGGTGACGACCAAAGAGGTCGAAGCCACAGGGTCCGGCATGGATGTCATTGATCTGGACAATGGCGCGGAGGATGACCTTGAAGGCCAATCTCCGATGGAGCGGGTCGATGAAACTCCGGTAGAAGAACCCGAGGACGACCTGAACTCCGATGGCAGCGACATTTCTGCCGATGCGGATGACCGGTCTGCCGCCCACTCCGACGGCGCTGACGACGACAGCGATGGCGATGATGAGGACGAAGGCGACGACGATGATGACGCACCGCTGGACGCCTCGGAAAAGGATGACCAGATCGAAAGCGTCGCCGATGATGACGCCGTTGAAGATATTCGCCCGCGCCGCAAGCCGCGTCCGAAACGCTATAAGATTCAGGAAGTGATCAAAGTGCGCCAGATCCTTCTGGTGCAGGTCGTGAAAGAAGAACGTGGCAACAAGGGTGCCGCACTGACCACCTATCTGTCACTGGCAGGCCGGTATTGCGTCTTGATGCCCAACACCGCGCGCGGTGGCGGGATCAGCCGCAAGATCACCAACGCGCCTGACCGCAAGAAGCTGAAAGAAATCGCCGCCGAAATCGACGTGCCCAAGGGGGCAGGTTTGATCGTGCGCACGGCAGGCGCCAAGCGCACCAAGTCGGAAATCAAGCGCGACTATGAATATCTGCAACGTCTGTGGGAGCAGATCCGTGAGCTGACGTTGAATTCGTCCGCCCCCGCCAAGATTTATGAAGAAGGCAACCTGATCAAACGCTCGATCCGCGATCTGTATTCGCGCGAGATCGACGAAGTGTTCGTGGAAGGCGAGGCGGGCTATCGCACCGCCAAGGACTTCATGAAGATGATCATGCCGTCCCACGCCAAGAACGTGAAACTGTATCAGGATCAGATGCCGCTGTTCGCGCGCTATCAGGTCGAAAGCTATCTGTCGGGCATGTTCAGCCCCACCGTGCAGTTGCGGTCGGGTGGCTATATCGTCATCGGCGTGACCGAGGCACTGGTGGCCATCGACGTGAACTCGGGCCGGGCCACCAAAGAAGGCTCGATCGAGGAAACGGCGCTGAAGACCAACCTTGAAGCCGCAGAAGAAGTGGCGCGCCAGCTGCGTCTGCGTGACCTTGCCGGTCTTATCGTGATCGACTTCATCGACATGGAAGAACGCCGCAACAACAACGCGGTCGAAAAGCGGCTGAAAGACAAGCTGAAAACTGACCGCGCGCGTATTCAGGTGGGCCGTATCTCGGGCTTTGGTCTGGCGGAAATGTCCCGCCAACGCCTGCGCCCCGGCATGATCGAGGCGACGACACAGCCTTGCAACCATTGCCACGGCACCGGTCTGATCCGCTCGGATGACAACCTTGCGCTGAACATTCTGCGTCAGTTGGAAGAAGAAGGCGTGCGCCGCCGGTCGCGCGAGGTTCTGGTGAAGGCCCCGGTCGGCATCGTGAACTTCCTGATGAACAACAAGCGCGAACATATCGCGCAGATCGAAGCGCGCTATGGCATGGCCGTTCGGATTGAGGCGGATCCTTTCCTGATCTCGCCCGATTACTCGATCGAGAAGTACAAGACCGCCACCCGCACGGTGCCGGAAGCAACCGCGCCAGTCGTGTCGGTCGATGCTTCACTGATGGACGATATCGACGAGGTGGAAGAGGCCGAAGTGGTGGTCGAAGAAACCTCTGAGGAAGAACAGAAACCCAAGAAGCGCCGTCGTCGTCGTCGGCGGCGTCGGTCGTCCAATGGGGACGATACGCGTCAGGACACTCAGAACGGTGAGGCGTCGGACGACAACAGTGCGGCGGATGACGCCAAGAACGGGACCGACACAGATGCCGAGGCCGAAGCGCCGTCCGAGGATGCGGTTGAAAAGCCCAAACGCAAGCGTGCGCCGCGTCGTCGCTCGAAGAAACCAGAGGATGAGACCGCTGACGAAACCGTGGCGGCAGACGCAGCACCTGGGGATGCACATGCTTCCGTAGAGGCCGAGGCAGAAGAGAAACCGAAGCCCAAACGCGCGCCCCGCAAACGGGCCGCGAAAGCGAAGGCGGAAGAAGCTGTAACCGATGCGACGGCAGAGGCCGATGCAGAGGAAAAGCCCAAAACGCCGGCGCGCAAGTCCCGCGCCAGAAAGCCCAAGGACGAGGCGGTCGGGGACACTCCAAAGGCAGAAGACGCTCCGGCGGCTGACACCGAGGAGAAACCCAAGAAAGCTCCGCGAAAACGGGCTGCCACGTCGCGGAAGAAAAAGACTGACGAGGCGACGCAGGACGCACCAGCGCAGGCAGAGGCCAACCCCGTCGCTGACAAGACGCCCGAGCCCGCGATGGCAAGCGCCGCGCCCACCGCAGCGTCCGAGCCAGAGGTAAAGGCTGACGCGCCCCCCAAGCCCAAGCGCAAGGGCTGGTGGTCACTGGGCAGCTAG